The following is a genomic window from Chryseobacterium ginsenosidimutans.
CCTACAAACAATGGCGATAATGTAATCCAAATACCACAGGCAGGACTTTATCATATTTCAGCAGTTACAGGATTTGGAGGCTTTTCATTGGCTTCTTTAGGAAAAGATGCTACATTTTGGGTAAGTATTGATGTAAGCTACAACGGAGGTGCAAACTGGTCTACACTTGCATTTGAAGAAACTAAACTCTATGGCGGGGTTTTTATTGATCTGGGTCAGGGGGGTAATAAAAGTGCCAGCGTTTCTGCTTCGGTTACGTTGCCTGCAAATTCACAGATAAGGCTTCAGGCTGCTGTAAATACAGATGCTGTATTATCTACTTTTTCAAATTCTGTGGATCATAGAGAAACCTTTGTTAATATTCAAAAATTAAGATAATCCCATATAAAAAATAAACACATGAAAAAACATTTAGCATTGATAAGTATGTTGGGATTTATGTTGGCAAATTCCCAGGTTGTTGTAGGTGGATCAACACCTTCCAGCAGTCATACACAGCTGGAGCTTCAAAACTCAGGACAAAAAGTACTGATTCTTCCTGTTGCAGAAAACGAAACCATATTGCCGAAATACAACAGTTCCCAGCCAGATAAATATGACGATGACGCTACAATGGAAGCCATGTTGATGTACAATAAAGCGGAAAGCCTTGCCAAAGTTTACGACGGAACAAAATGGAAACAGGCTTTTAACGCCAAGGATAAATCAACAATGTGGACACGAGCAAGTATTAACAACACAAATATGACATGTCTTTCCACATCTGATCTTTTCGGACAGCTTTTACAACTTTGTAGCTCAGCTAACCTGAAATTTTCTGTACCTACGAATAGCCCGCAGTTTTCTGATTATCTCTCTGTAGTCAGAAATTCTGAAACCTTCAGGATAAGACAGAAAGGATTATACAGGATTAATTTTAATGTATTGTTCAGTGGTTTTACAGCGGGATTTGATTTTAATGGAGCCAGAATTACAGTGGTTGTTGTAGTGAACGGAGTAGAAAAAGCATATATGTCTGGTAAAGCATCTCCCTTTATCAATGTAGGAACTTATCTTGTTTCCACAGATGGGGTTTTATTTCTTGATGTTAATAATGATGTTACATTTCGTTTAGTTTTGGATGGTTCTTCGTGGTCAATAAGTAGTTATAATTTCGGAGGTACATCAGAAAGCAGTGTAAGTATAGAAAGAATTTTATAAAACAGGTCAAATTTTCTGAAAACACAAATAAGTATCTTATTGTAGGAAAAACAACTTCAGAAGTTCAATTTTTGATGCAAGAAATATAAATCAAAAAAGTACAGCTGTAGAGTACGGCAGTACCCTTAAAGATTATTTCTTCCGATCATCAAAAAGAGTTCTCACATTTATACAACAATACGGATAACAAAGTGAGGGATATTTATATATCACTTATTAAAAACACAAATTTTAAATATTTCATTAATGATTATTGACCTGAAAAATATCCATATAGGAGATCTAATAAATAAGCATTTTCAACAAAAAGGAATCGATGAATTTCGTGTATGCAGATTTTTAAAATGCAGCGAATTAGAATGGAGATCAATACTATCCCAGCAATCTTTAGATACTGAAATCTTACTGAAATTGAGTACTTTACTTGAGTACGATTTTTTTAGGATTTATTCTCAACATCTGATTTTATATGCTCCTCAAGCCAGTACTCATTACAATAAAGTGACAAATAAAAAAAGCTCACTTCCGTATTTTAGAAAGAATATTTATATGAAGGAGGTTATAGATTTTATTTTGGAACAGATAGAAAGTGGAAATAAAACAAAAGCTCAGATTATAGAGGAATACAGAATTCCTAAAACAACAATATATAAATGGGTGTACAAATACCGTAAGTCAAAAGATGATGGCAAAGGAGAATAATTCAGCAAAAATAATTGATGCAACACCAAATTATAAAAGAATATACAGTGATATCATTAGTATGAAGTATCCTGAAAAAATGGGAATATGCAATCATTTATTAAAGAAAAATAATCTGTCAACACTTGACATTATTGAAATGAGCCAAATTCTTTTTAATAAAACTAACAAAGAGAATTTCTCATTTGATCAGAAACACCGTTCGTATGACAGATTCACGATTCTTAAAATTCTTGAGTATCAGAAAAAAAATGAACTGAACAATAGCGAGTTAGCAAGGCATTTTAATTTAAGCCGGAATACTGTCTCCAAATGGAAAAATCGCTTTTTATTATGAAAAATTTCGATTTTCTGTTACTCTAAATATTGATAAAACATAATTAAATACATAAAAAATGAATGAAAAATTGCCATCATTGGTACTTTTATTTTCGTTGCTAATTTCTGCTCAAATAGAAATTAACACCGAAAAAAGCTATGACATTGTAAGAAGAAATTGTTCTATAACTTTTGAGAGAATGATATTCCCAACTTTGGATGGAGGAGAAACTGAAGTAAATAATCTGTTTTATAACATTGCTTCTAAACCGACAACCTTACAATAATTAAATTTCATAAAAAATGAATAAAGGAATAAAAAGAATAGTATTACTGCCAATATTCTGTTATTGTAGCAGTTTTGTCTATGCTCAAACCGGTATAGGTACACAAAATCCACAGGGAGCTTTACATATAGATGGTGCTAAGGATAATGTAGCAACTGGGATACCTACAGCTGCACAAGTAGCCAATGATGTTATTATCAGTAAAACAACAGGTTTTATTGGTGTGGGTGTTCTAAACCCGCAGGTAAAACTCGATATGAGGTCAGTAGGTACAGAAAATGCTTTAGGTTTAGGAACTACCTCGATGACCGCCGCCGCCGCTGCTGCCGGTGCTGTTCGATATGATGCGGCATCACCTCTTGGTACCGGTCCTGCAATAGACGTATCTGATAACTTATCATGGAAAAGAGTTTATATTGCTCCTCAAAAAGCAGTAGTGGTTGAACGTAAAATTTCATCACTTGCAATAGCTCCGGCAGGTACTGATATTATCGGTTGGACTGAAGTACGTGATATGAGTGGCAGTTTCGATCCGGTAACAGGAATTTTTACTGCTCCTCGTGATGGTACTTACACTTTTTTATTAACCTTTGATTTTGTTGGTGACATTATTAATGATGGCTCCAGAGTAGAATCGCAGTTTTATAACCCTGTGACAAATACTGTTTTGGCTAGTGTATATAAAACATTCGGCCAGTCAATGACGGGTGATACATCCGCCGGTGGAGATGGTTCAGGTAGTGTCCGAAATACCCAGGCAGGAGGCTCCAGTACCGTTACTCTTACCTTAAACGCTGGTGCAACAGTAAAGACAAAGTTGCTTCATACTCTTAGAAATACTTCTGTTTCTCTTAGAGTTACCAGTAATTCTTCTGACCCGGCAAACCCGGATGATGGGTTTAATAATTTAACCATTATAGAACATTAAAAGACAGATTATGAAAAAGAAAATTAATATCAAATATAAATTATTGGCTTGTATTTTAATTTTTTCTGCGAGTAAAATAATGGCACAAACAGGTTTTTTTACTCCAAATCCTGTACATCCTTTGCAAATAGACGCTGCAAAAGACAATGGTGCTACACCGGATGCTACAAAGCTGTCCAATGATGTGGTGGTAACCTCTGCAGGTAATTTAGGGCTTGGGGTTTTGAATCCTGTAACAAAAGTAGATCTACGCTCAGTAAGCCCAACAAATGGGATTATTGGTGTGGGTTCTAATACCCAAACTGCTGCTGTGGCAGGTGGCGGTGCTATACGATATAATGCCGCCGGCTTTTTAGATTATTCTGATGGTGAACAATGGATTGCTTTGCCACTTACAGCACCAACCAAAGCACTTGTAAATGGTTATATTGACACAGGTGTAAGTGTTCCTTCAGGTACTTCTACAATTATAACAGGCTGGAAAGAAGCTTTTGATGCGGGTACCAGCACTTCAAATCCGAATGGTGATTTTAATAACAGCATCTTTACTGCACCACGTGATGGGTTTTATCTGGTGTCTTTCAGCATTACTTTGACTAGTAATAGTATAGCTAGAAACAGTTATATAGAAACGGCAATAGAAAGTGTTTTAGGTTCGGGTACCGGTATGGCTACTACAATTCCGAAATTTATAACAGTAAATTCTTATCCTGCATACCAAGCTACTATAATAAGTAATTTTATAAGTGGTAATTGCAACGCTATTTTTCAGCTTAAGGCAGGTAACCAAATTCAGTTTTCTGTGAAGCACACTACAGGTAGCGCAAGAAATACAGTTTCTGATCGAACATTGAATAATTTCAGTATCAGTGAATTATAAAAAGCATAACAATGATAATATTACAAAATAAAATAAAAAGCTTAGTTGGTAGTTTTATACCTATGTTATTTTTTATAACACATGCCAATGCCCAAATTGGAGTAGGTATACCCAATCCTACAAATCCTGTCGAAGTTAAAACAGATGCAGGCAATGTAATTGTAGATAATACCGGTAAAATAGGTGTATTGGTTGGCACTCCAAAGGTAGCGATAGATTTGCGCTCCGGTACCAATGGCTCAGTAGCGATAGGGAATACAAATAAAACTGCTGCCGCTGCCGGTGCCGGTGCATTACGCTATGTTGCAAGTCCTGCAATTGGTGTAAAAGGGTATTTAGAATTTTCTGACGGTACAAACTGGGTTAGTTTTTTCCCTAAAGGCAAGCCCCGTATTGTGGTAATGGCCAATAAAACAACGCAGGATACTTATGTATTTGAAAGCGGAACTCCTTCGGAAATTGGGACTAAATTGGGTATTATGCAACGAAGATCGTCTTATTTAACCAATTGGGCAGAAGTGTTAGATTCTGACTCGGGCGTGCCAACTTCTAATTTCGATCCGGCTACAGGTGAGTTTATAGCGCCACGAGCTGGTGTATATTTTGCCACATTTACCTATGCATTGCAGGCTGCTAATGTAAATACAGGATCTAATAACCAGACGGAAGCCATTTGGGAAGTTAGAAACTCAGGCGGTACGATTACTCAAAGGGTAAAAACCAATAATGGTTACGCTTCGGATTCGGGAGGTGGTGCCTCTAATCAAGTACGTGTAGGTTCAGCCTGTACAGTAAGTGTTTATTTAAATCAAGGAGATAAATTAAGACCTTTTTCCTGGATTACATTGGCTTTTACCGATACTACATTAAGCCAGTTTGATGTTTCAGGAAGTGGTGCTTACAATGCACTTACTATAGTAGAACAATAAAGAAGAAATTGTTAAATTGTGTGCCTTAAAATCACAAATATGTATAATTCCACAAAAAACCTTGAAAAATCAAGGTTTTTTATATTTAAATGTGTCTGTTGCGAAATTTAATTCAAGTGATTAAAATCAATGCTTATATTTCTGATATCTGCTACTTTCGCAAAAGTTTTAAGAGGTTTATCAAATTGAATTTTAATGCTTTCGATTATTTTATTGTCAATATTATCATCAAACTTTCTGGCAAAAAGATGATTTCCAGTCTGAAGGAATTTCAAATCAGTTTCAGTGAACGTTTTTGGGCGTAATTTAATGTCGCCATCAGGAATCCAGATGATAGCTCTTTTATCATCGTCGATCAAAATACCATCAAAAGAAGTATTCATTAAAACCGTTTGGAAGAAAGATTCATCAGAAATTAAAGTATTCAGATAATAATCTTCAAATTTCTTCACTTCTATATTGTTACTGATAAATTTGCAACAGTTTCTGGTTAAGATCATCCATTGTCCTCCGATATAAGGAATAACGTCTTTCATGAATTCTCTTTTGTGAGTCTTATCTGAAATTTTATCGTCTATTTCCTCGAAATAATTTTCAATTCTGTTCATCGTTTCAGGTCTGTTCTTTTCCTGATTGGCAAATTTTATGTAATTTTTTCCATTGTTTTGAGATAAAAAATTTTTGATAATTTTTTGTGATTTTAAAGGGTAATCCTGACCACTTAAATTAATAAAATAATCCCATTTTGCATCCATACCTAACAGATATTTCATGCCATCTAATTCTGCCTGTACCATGCTGTAGCCTCCCCAAATCACATTTTCGCTTTTAAGAATATGTACATTAGGGTATTTAATTAGAAAATCTGTTATTTCTTCTCCGATCTGTTCATTTGCCTTTTTATCAATATGAATAAGATAAAAATTAGAAGAATCGTAGATGGCGTTAAAAAGTTTTTTGAATTGATTGGGTAAACGGTGTACTAAAATTAAGTAAGCAATACTGATAGGTTTCATCGGGATATTTCCAATGCTGTGTCCACCGCTCTCGCCTATGTAAACATTTTTCAATTTTATTTTAGGCAACTATATATAATTATACACTAATTAAATTTGCTTTTGTGTAATTAACTTCTTACATTTGCTTTACAAATATGCAGATGTTATGATTAACACAAATTTCAAATCAATTTTAGATCTTTTAAAAGCCTTTCCAGACGAACAATCATGTATTGATCACTTGGAAAAATTAAGATGGAATGGTGATGTAGTTTCGCCATTTGATCCTACTTCTAAAGTCTATAATTGTAAAGGTAATAAATACCGCTGTAAAAATACAGGCAAATATTTCAATGTAAAAACGAATACCATTTTTGACAACACTAAATTAGGGTTGCAGAAATGGTTTTTAGCTATTTATATAGTCACGTCTCACAAAAAGGGAATTTCTTCTCTACAGTTGGGGCGTGATTTGGATATTACTCAAAAATCTGCGTGGTTTATGTTGCAAAGAATCAGAAAATGTTTTGGAATTGAGAACAACAACGATTTAGATAATGAAGTTGAAGCAGACGAAACATATATAGGCGGTAAGAATAAAAATCGCCACGCACATAAAAAAATAGATGGCTCACAAGGTAGAAGTGCAAAAGATAAGGTTCCTGTAGTTGGAATGGTTGAACGTGATGGAAAACTGAATGCCTACAAAGTAGAAGATGTAAAATCACATACTTTAACCAGAGAGATAATAAATAACGTAAAAGAAAGTGCAAAACTTTATACTGATGAATGGTTGGGATATAAAGGAGTATCAAAAATTTATGATCACAGTATCGTAAAACATAATCAAGCTGAATTTGTGAAAGGTAGAGTCCATACTAACACTATTGAGGGGTTTTGGTCTTTATTAAAGCGCGGGATATATGGGATTTATCATGCAACATCAAGAAAACATTTGCAGATGTATGTTGACGAATTCGTTTTCAGATACAACACGAGAAACCATACTACCGAAAACAGATTTAATTTACTACTTTTAAATCTACAAACTAAATTAACCTATAAAACACTTATCAATGTCAAATAAAAGAAAAATAGAACATGAAGGAGAGCTTATTTTAGGCGGAATGATTATACCTTGTTATGTTCTGGATGATGGAACAAGAGTTCTATCTGGAAGAGGCATGCAAGAGGCATTAAATATGGTGGATGATACTGAGGATAGTAAGCAAAAAGCGGGGACCAGATTGAACCGATATTTAGAGCAAAAATCGCTACAGCCCTTTATTTATAGGGAAAAAGAGCCGGACCACTTTGAGCCAATTGAATGTTATAGGGGCGAACAAAAAATAAACGGATATGAGGCTACGGTTTTGGCGGATATTTGTGAAGCTTTTTTAGATGCAAGAAATAGTATAAAACTTTCAGCAAGACAAAAAATAATTGCGGACCAATGTGAGATATTAATTAGAGGATTTGCCAGGGTTGGTATTGTAGCACTGATTGATGAAGCTACAGGCTATCAATATGATAGAGAAAGATTTGAACTACAAAAAATATTAAATACATATATTGCCGATGAAATTTTAAAATGGCAACTTACATTTACTGATGATTTCTACAAAGAAATTTATCGTTTATGGGGGCTTCCATTTATTCCAAAATATATAAAAAATAAACCTTCTTTCATTGGAAAACTAACTACAAAATATATTTATGAAATGCTACCAAAAGGTGTTTTAGATAAAATAAGAGAAAAAACAGGAAAAACAGAAAAAGGAAATTGGAGATATCAATGGCATAGAAATTTAACTCCAGAAATAGGAAGAGAGCATCTAAAAAAGCAGATTATTGAGGTAACAACACTAATGTCTGTAGCCCAATCAAAGGAACAATTTGATAGTTTATTTCAACAAAAATATAATAAACAACCCATTCAATTAAAGTTAGAATTTGAAGAACAACCTGCACCCCCTAGAAAGTTATCAGATTTTGATGAAAAATTAAAAAAAGGGTTAGATTTTAATCCAAAAGACGAAAAATAAAACTTTTGCAATTCTGAAACTTTAATTAGATTTGCACTTCAAACTTTAACGAACAAAGCGTTAGCTGTTTATACTACCTCGTGGAATCTGGTAAATTCAAAAAATAGGTGTATATAAATTAGCGAATGCTCATGCAATAGGCGTGGGCTTTCCTGTTTATTTACCTATTGGCTTACCAGAGCCTCACGAGAAATAGATACGGTTAAGTCCCACGCTTTCTGTATTTATAACCTTTCATTTTGGGACTGAGTGAAGAAAAGTTAATAAAAAAATGAAAAGATTAAATGTCCCAATTTTATTTCTATTATCCCTAATTATTCAGATTATATTTTCATATTTATTTATCGGTAACAATCCTAAAATAAGCTTCTTTATTATAGCTGCCATATCCAATATTACATCAACATTTTTATCCTATTCAATGCTATATTACATAAGTAAAAGCAAAGATGAACACTCAAATGAATCAGAAATAAAAATAGGATTGACTACATTTTATTTTGTAATAACTAATGTATTTATGGTTTTTCTTTTTTTCTTAATTGATCAATCTTTTAATTTCCCCTATTTAATAGTAATAAATTCTATAATACTTACAGTCTACGGCAGACAAATAATCAACAAAGAAATCAAACAACTAATCCCATGAAAAAACTAATTACAATTTTTACATTGATCTTATCTGTATTTATTTACTCACAAGATGCTTATCAAAATGGATTCTCAGCAGGTTATAAATCAGGCTACTGTTATAATATTTTAGGATGTGTATCTCCTGCCGCTCCAATAGGATATAGGGATGTTAATAATAATTATCAAACAGGTTATAATAATGGATTTGTTAAGGGTCAACAAGATCAGGTATCACAGAATAGTTCTTATAACACAGGCGGAGTAAAGGGTCAGATAAAGCCAGCGATTTCAGACTTAGACTTAAATATAGATCCTAATAATATGCGACAGATGTGGGCAGATTATTATGAGAAAAGAAAGATTAAGAAACAAGCCAAACTTGATAAAAAGAATAGACAAAATGAAATTTTAGCTCAAATAATAACAGATAAAACTATTGAAATAGCTAAAGAGATGGATAAGTTGAAAGATAGGTTAAAATCTAAAAATATAAATGATAAAGAAATAGAAAATATCATATACGATTTGCATTATGAAAATCAAACAATTTATAATCAATACAAAATTAAGCCAGAAAAATATAGTGAATATTATGATGAATATCTAAAACTCAAAAATAAGATATTGAATATGTAAATAAATAAAATGAGTCCACTTAAATAAAGCAGACCCATAAGAATTCTAATTTACAAACTTTTCTCTATATGGGAAAAGTTTTTTTATATCTTAGTGGAAACTAAAGACTTATAACTTATGGACGATCAACAAGCAGAAAAAATTATCAGTAGATTAGATGATATTGATAATAAACTGATAACTCTATCAGATAAGCTAAGTGATGTTTTAGCGGCTCTCAAAAATTCAGATGATAAACTTGACTATATTTCAAGAATTCATGAAACATTACAATCTATTGAGGAAATAATTAGATCTAGGACGAAATAATTGCAGTTTCTTTGAAGTGGGATTGTAAAGTTAGAAAAATGTTACAAAACGATTTGTATTTAGCTCCTTTTAGTAGGGGCTTTATTTTTTCGTAGATTTCTAATTCTTCTTTACTTAAATCTTTTAGGTAAGGATTTTTATATTCTGCCATAGCTTTATTTTTAAGCTAATTTACGGCAGATTTTATTTTTTGCACGTTTGCTTGTGTACAATGGTATATAGTTACCTTATTTTATTTAAATTTTTAATGTTTACAACTTATTTTATAAAGTATTAATAGACATTTTTATAAAAATACAACAATTAAATGATATTTTTATTTAAAAATGTTTTTAATTGATTGAATAGATGGGTTAATGTTAATTAAAGAGTTATTTTTTGAATTAAATTAAATACGCTTTTATCAGTATTAAAATAGAAGTGTAAAAATTAACAGAACATACATCAGACTAATGTGTCTTTGTAAAAGTAAAAAGATTAATTTTGGTTAATTCTCATAAATTTTTTCTCCACAATTAGGCTGGAATCACCATAAAACCTATATTTGCACCCTAAATTTTAAATAATGAAAGAACTAATTGAAAAAATCAACGCAGAATTTGAAGCTTTCACAACTGAAGCGAATCAACAAGCAGAAAAAGGAAACAAAGCAGCTGGAACAAGAGCTCGTAAAGCAGCTTTGGAACTAAGCAAATTGTTCAAAGATTTCAGAAAAGTTTCTGTTGAAGAATCAAAAAAATAGTTGTTCCCAAACCGGCTTTTAAGTCGGTTTTTTTATTTCACATTATTAAAAATTAAGCTTTAACTTTTCTTTTCTTTAAAGCAATTTCTTCCTTTCTATTTTAAATCCGACCAAATCTTTTTATCTTTAAACCAATCAATAAAATATGAAGATAAACAGACTTTTCTTGATGCCTGCAATGGTTGTGGCAACACAATTTTCTCTGGCTCAAACGACTGTAGGCTCTCACGAAAAACTCAATCCGGTTGTTCAGAGTTTTGTGAATGAAGTTTACAGTAATTCACAATTGGAAAATATGGCCTATGAACTTCTTGATGAAATAGGACCTCGTTTGGTCGGAACTCCCGAAATGTTGGCGGCAAATGAATGGACGGCAGATAAACTTCGTTCCTGGGATATTGAAGCCAATCTGCAGCAATTCGGAACATGGAAAGGGTGGCAAAGAGGAATTACGCATGTTGATATGATTTATCCTCGTGTAAAAACTTTGAATGCGACACAATTAGCATGGAGTCCTTCCACCAAAAAAGCAATCGAAGCCGAAGTAATTATTCTTCCGAAAGTATCTTCAAAAACTGATTTTGATAAATGGCTGCCTTCTGCGAAAGGCAAAATAGTTTTAATTGCTCAATATCAGAAAATAGGTCGCTCTGATGAACAAATCAAAGAATTTGCAACTCCTGAATTATACGAAAAATTAAAAAAGGAAAAAGAACAGGCTTCAAAAGATTTTCAGAATTATATAAAAGTCATTGGTTATGATAACAATACGCTTCCTGAAGCCTTAGAAAAAGCGGGAGCTGTGGGAATTTCCATTTCCAACTGGACGGGAATTATGGGAGCGAACAGAATTTTCGGAGCAAAAACAACAGAAATTCCAATGATCGATATTGATGTTGAAGACTACGGAATGCTATACAGAATGTCCGAAAATGGTCAAAAACCGAGAATTAAAGTCGAAACTCAGTCAAAGGTACTTCCTGAAGCGAAAACTTTCAATACGATCGGAATGATCAAAGGAAAAGAAAAGCCTAATGAATATGTCATTCTTTCTGCCCATTTAGATTCATGGGATGGTGCTCAAGGCGCAACAGACAACGGAACTGGAGTTCTTACCATGCTTGAAACCATGAGAATTCTGAAAAAATATTATCCCAATAATAAAAGAACGATTGTGGTCGGACTTTGGGGAAGCGAAGAACAAGGATTGAACGGTTCAAGAGGTTTTGTAGCAGATAATCCCGAAATCATCAAAGGTACACAAGCTGTTTTTAACCAAGATAACGGAACGGGTAGAGTGGTGAATATCAGTGGACAAGGCTTTGTAAATTCTTATGATTATATCGGAAAATGGCTGAATGCTGCTCCAAA
Proteins encoded in this region:
- a CDS encoding P63C domain-containing protein, translating into MSNKRKIEHEGELILGGMIIPCYVLDDGTRVLSGRGMQEALNMVDDTEDSKQKAGTRLNRYLEQKSLQPFIYREKEPDHFEPIECYRGEQKINGYEATVLADICEAFLDARNSIKLSARQKIIADQCEILIRGFARVGIVALIDEATGYQYDRERFELQKILNTYIADEILKWQLTFTDDFYKEIYRLWGLPFIPKYIKNKPSFIGKLTTKYIYEMLPKGVLDKIREKTGKTEKGNWRYQWHRNLTPEIGREHLKKQIIEVTTLMSVAQSKEQFDSLFQQKYNKQPIQLKLEFEEQPAPPRKLSDFDEKLKKGLDFNPKDEK
- a CDS encoding beta-1,6-N-acetylglucosaminyltransferase, which encodes MKNVYIGESGGHSIGNIPMKPISIAYLILVHRLPNQFKKLFNAIYDSSNFYLIHIDKKANEQIGEEITDFLIKYPNVHILKSENVIWGGYSMVQAELDGMKYLLGMDAKWDYFINLSGQDYPLKSQKIIKNFLSQNNGKNYIKFANQEKNRPETMNRIENYFEEIDDKISDKTHKREFMKDVIPYIGGQWMILTRNCCKFISNNIEVKKFEDYYLNTLISDESFFQTVLMNTSFDGILIDDDKRAIIWIPDGDIKLRPKTFTETDLKFLQTGNHLFARKFDDNIDNKIIESIKIQFDKPLKTFAKVADIRNISIDFNHLN
- a CDS encoding M20/M25/M40 family metallo-hydrolase; translation: MKINRLFLMPAMVVATQFSLAQTTVGSHEKLNPVVQSFVNEVYSNSQLENMAYELLDEIGPRLVGTPEMLAANEWTADKLRSWDIEANLQQFGTWKGWQRGITHVDMIYPRVKTLNATQLAWSPSTKKAIEAEVIILPKVSSKTDFDKWLPSAKGKIVLIAQYQKIGRSDEQIKEFATPELYEKLKKEKEQASKDFQNYIKVIGYDNNTLPEALEKAGAVGISISNWTGIMGANRIFGAKTTEIPMIDIDVEDYGMLYRMSENGQKPRIKVETQSKVLPEAKTFNTIGMIKGKEKPNEYVILSAHLDSWDGAQGATDNGTGVLTMLETMRILKKYYPNNKRTIVVGLWGSEEQGLNGSRGFVADNPEIIKGTQAVFNQDNGTGRVVNISGQGFVNSYDYIGKWLNAAPKNIKDQIKTDFPGMPGGGGSDHASFVAAGVPAFGLGSLNWGYFGYTWHTTRDTYDKIIFDEVKNNVILTATLAYMASEDPEFTSREKRAMPLDDKGQATKWPEARKPIRDSKDFK
- a CDS encoding helix-turn-helix domain-containing protein → MMAKENNSAKIIDATPNYKRIYSDIISMKYPEKMGICNHLLKKNNLSTLDIIEMSQILFNKTNKENFSFDQKHRSYDRFTILKILEYQKKNELNNSELARHFNLSRNTVSKWKNRFLL
- a CDS encoding IS1595 family transposase; this translates as MINTNFKSILDLLKAFPDEQSCIDHLEKLRWNGDVVSPFDPTSKVYNCKGNKYRCKNTGKYFNVKTNTIFDNTKLGLQKWFLAIYIVTSHKKGISSLQLGRDLDITQKSAWFMLQRIRKCFGIENNNDLDNEVEADETYIGGKNKNRHAHKKIDGSQGRSAKDKVPVVGMVERDGKLNAYKVEDVKSHTLTREIINNVKESAKLYTDEWLGYKGVSKIYDHSIVKHNQAEFVKGRVHTNTIEGFWSLLKRGIYGIYHATSRKHLQMYVDEFVFRYNTRNHTTENRFNLLLLNLQTKLTYKTLINVK
- a CDS encoding transposase, which produces MIIDLKNIHIGDLINKHFQQKGIDEFRVCRFLKCSELEWRSILSQQSLDTEILLKLSTLLEYDFFRIYSQHLILYAPQASTHYNKVTNKKSSLPYFRKNIYMKEVIDFILEQIESGNKTKAQIIEEYRIPKTTIYKWVYKYRKSKDDGKGE
- a CDS encoding histone H1, yielding MKELIEKINAEFEAFTTEANQQAEKGNKAAGTRARKAALELSKLFKDFRKVSVEESKK